From Hordeum vulgare subsp. vulgare unplaced genomic scaffold, MorexV3_pseudomolecules_assembly, whole genome shotgun sequence, one genomic window encodes:
- the LOC123421740 gene encoding DNA-directed RNA polymerase subunit beta produces MLRNGNEGMSTIPGFSQIQFEGFFRFINQALAEELDKFPTIKDPDHEIAFQLFAKGYQLLEPSIKERDAVYESLTYSSELYVSARLIFGFDVQKQTISIGNIPIMNSLGTFIINGIYRIVINQILLSPGIYYRSELDHKGISIYTGTIISDWGGRSELAIDKKERIWARVSRKQKISILVLSSAMGSNLREILDNVSYPEIFLSFPNAKEKKRIESKEKAILEFYQQFACVGGDLVFSESLCEELQKKFFQQKCELGRIGRRNMNRRLNLDIPQNNTFLLPRDVLAATDHLIGMKFGTGILDDDDMNHLKNKRIRSVADLLQDQFGLALGRLQHAVQKTIRRVFIRQSKPTPQTLVTPTSTSILLITTYETFFGTYPLSQVFDQTNPLTQTVHGRKVSCLGPGGLTGRTASFRSRDIHPSHYGRICPIDTSEGINVGLTGSLAIHARIDHLWGSIESPFYEISAEKAKEKKERQVVYLSPNRDEYYMIAAGNSLSLNQGIQEEQVVPARYRQEFLTIAWEQIHVRSIFPFQYFSIGGSLIPFIEHNDANRALMSSNMQRQAVPLSRSEKCIVGTGLERQTALDSRVSVIAEREGKIISTDSHKILLSSSGKTISIPLVNHRRSNKNTCMHQKPRVPRGKSIKKGQILAEGAATVGGELALGKNVLVAYMPWEGYNFEDAVLISERLVYEDIYTSFHIRKYEIQTDTTSQGSAEKITKEIPHLEEHLLRNLDKNGVVRLGSWVETGDILVGKLTPQIASESSYIAEAGLLRAIFGLEVSTSKETSLKLPIGGRGRVIDVKWIQRDPLDIMVRVYILQKREIKVGDKVAGRHGNKGIISKILPRQDMPYLQDGTPVDMVFNPLGVPSRMNVGQIFESSLGLAGDLLKKHYRIAPFDERYEQEASRKLVFSELYEASKETKNPWVFEPEYPGKSRIFDGRTGDPFEQPVLIGKSYILKLIHQVDEKIHGRSTGPYSLVTQQPVRGRAKQGGQRVGEMEVWALEGFGVAHILQEILTYKSDHLIARQEILNATIWGKRIPNHEDPPESFRVLVRELRSLALELNHFLVSEKNFQVNREEV; encoded by the coding sequence ATGCTCCGGAATGGAAACGAGGGAATGTCCACAATACCCGGATTTAGTCAGATCCAATTCGAGGGATTTTTTAGGTTCATTAATCAAGCCTTGGCAGAAGAACTTGACAAGTTTCCAACAATTAAAGATCCAGATCACGAAATTGCATTTCAATTATTTGCGAAAGGATATCAATTGCTAGAACCCTCGATAAAAGAAAGAGATGCTGTGTATGAATCACTCACCTATTCTTCCGAATTATATGTATCTGCGAGATTAATTTTTGGTTTCGATGTGCAAAAGCAAACCATTTCTATCGGAAACATTCCTATAATGAATTCCTTAGGAACCTTTATTATAAATGGAATATACCGAATTGTGATCAATCAAATATTGCTAAGTCCTGGTATTTACTACCGCTCGGAATTAGATCATAAGGGAATTTCTATCTACACCGGGACTATAATATCAGATTGGGGAGGGAGATCGGAAttagcaattgataaaaaagAAAGGATATGGGCTCGCGTgagtagaaaacaaaagataTCTATTCTAGTTCTATCATCAGCTATGGGTTCGAATCTAAGAGAAATTCTAGATAATGTTTCCTACCCTGAAATTTTCTTGTCTTTCCCGaatgctaaggagaagaagaggattgAGTCAAAAGAAAAAGCTATTTTGGAGTTTTATCAACAATTTGCTTGTGTAGGTGGGGACCTGGTATTTTCGGAGTCCTTATGCGAGGAATTACAAAAGAAATTTTTTCAACAAAAATGTGAATTAGGAAGGATTGGTCGACGAAATATGAATCGGAGACTTAATCTTGATATACCTCAGAACAATACATTCTTGTTACCACGAGATGTATTGGCCGCTACGGATCATTTGATTGGAATGAAATTTGGAACGGGTATACTTGACGATGACGATATGAATCACTTGAAAAATAAACGTATTCGTTCGGTTGCGGATCTGTTACAAGATCAATTCGGATTGGCTCTTGGTCGTTTACAACATGCAGTTCAAAAAACTATTCGTAGAGTATTCATACGTCAATCGAAACCGACTCCCCAAACTTTGGTAACTCCAACTTCAACTTCAATTTTATTAATAACTACTTATGAGACCTTTTTTGGCACATACCCATTATCTCAAGTTTTTGATCAAACGAATCCATTGACACAAACTGTTCATGGGCGAAAAGTGAGTTGTTTAGGTCCTGGAGGGTTGACGGGGAGAACCGCAAGTTTTCGGAGCCGAGATATTCATCCGAGTCACTATGGGCGTATTTGTCCAATTGACACGTCTGAAGGAATCAATGTTGGACTTACTGGATCCTTAGCAATTCATGCGAGAATTGATCACTTGTGGGGATCTATAGAGAGTCCGTTTTATGAAATATCTGctgagaaagcaaaagaaaaaaaagagagacagGTGGTTTATCTATCACCAAATAGAGATGAGTATTATATGATAGCAGCAGGAAATTCTTTGTCCTTGAATCAAGGTATTCAGGAAGAACAGGTTGTTCCAGCTAGATACCGCCAAGAATTCTTGACTATTGCATGGGAACAGATTCATGTTAGAAGTATTTTTCCTTTCCAATATTTTTCTATTGGGGGTTCTCTCATTCCTTTTATTGAGCACAATGATGCGAATCGGGCTTTAATGAGTTCTAATATGCAGCGCCAAGCAGTTCCACTTTCTCGGTCCGAGAAATGCATTGTTGGAACTGGATTGGAACGCCAAACAGCTCTAGATTCGAGGGTTTCCGTTATAGCCGAACGCGAGGGAAAGATCATTTCTACTGATAGTCATAAGATACTTTTATCAAGTAGTGGGAAGACTATAAGTATTCCTTTAGTTAACCACCGTCGCTCTAACAAAAATACTTGTATGCACCAAAAACCTCGGGTTCCACGGGGTAAATCCATTAAAAAAGGACAAATTTTAGCAGAAGGAGCTGCTACAGTTGGGGGGGAACTTGCTTTAGGAAAAAACGTATTAGTAGCTTATATGCCATGGGAAGGTTACAATTTTGAAGACGCAGTACTAATTAGCGAACGTTTGGTATATGAGGATATTTATACCTCTTTTCACATCCGGAAATATGAAATTCAGACGGATACGACAAGCCAGGGCTCCGCTGAAAAAATCACTAAAGAAATACCACATCTAGAAGAACATTTACTCCGCAATTTGGACAAAAATGGAGTTGTTAGGTTGGGATCCTGGGTAGAAACTGGTGATATTTTAGTAGGTAAATTAACGCCTCAGATAGCGAGCGAATCATCATATATCGCAGAAGCTGGATTATTACGGGCCATATTCGGCCTTGAGGTTTCCACTTCAAAAGAAACTTCTCTGAAATTACCTATAGGTGGAAGAGGGCGCGTTATCGATGTGAAATGGATCCAAAGGGACCCCCTCGACATAATGGTTCGTGTATATATTTTACAGAAACGTGAAATCAAAGTTGGGGATAAAGTAGCCGGAAGACATGGGAATAAAGGGATCATTTCCAAAATTTTGCCTAGGCAAGATATGCCCTATTTGCAAGATGGAACACCCGTTGATATGGTCTTCAATCCCTTAGGAGTACCCTCCCGAATGAATGTGGGACAAATATTTGAAAGCTCGCTCGGATTAGCGGGGGATCTGCTAAAGAAACATTATAGAATAGCACCCTTTGATGAGAGATATGAGCAAGAGGCTTCAAGAAAACTTGTGTTTTCAGAATTATATGAAGCCagtaaagaaacaaaaaatcCATGGGTATTTGAACCCGAGTACCCGGGAAAAAGCAGAATATTTGATGGAAGAACAGGCGACCCCTTTGAGCAACCTGTTCTAATAGGGAAGTCCTATATCTTAAAATTAATTCATCAAGTTGATGAGAAAATTCATGGGCGTTCTACTGGGCCCTACTCACTTGTTACACAACAACCGGTTAGAGGAAGAGCCAAGCAAGGGGGACAACGAGTAGGAGAAATGGAAGTTTGGGCTTTAGAAGGATTTGGTGTTGCTCATATTTTACAAGAGATACTTACTTATAAATCTGACCATCTTATAGCTCGCCAAGAAATACTTAATGCTACGATCTGGGGAAAAAGAATACCTAATCATGAGGATCCTCCAGAATCTTTTCGAGTGCTCGTTCGAGAACTACGATCTTTGGCTCTAGAACTGAATCATTTCCTTGTATCTGAAAAGAACTTCCAGGTTAATAGGGAGGAAGTTTGA